The sequence below is a genomic window from Blastococcus sp. Marseille-P5729.
CGTCCCATCGATACGCGGATGCTCTGGCGTCCGCGCCGATCATCACCGGTCATCGCGAGGACGACGTAGCTAGGCTCGGACACCCCCGCCGTGCAGGCCGAGCCCGTCGAGATGGCGACGCCTTCGCCGTCGAGCAGCATCAGCAGCGATTCGGCGTCCGCCCCCGGAACGTGCAGGTTCACGATCGCCGGATGCGTGCCGGCCCCGTCGACGGCGTGCCCGTTGACCTCCACGCCGCCGATGCCGGAAGCCTCCCGCACGATCCGCTCCCGGAGCGTCATCAGCCGGGCGCGTTCGGCGACCCGCTCAGCCTCTGCCTCTCGCACCGCGGTCGCCAGGCCCACTGCTCCGGCCACGTCAAGGGTGCCCGAGCGGATCTTGCGCTCCTGGCCGCCGCCGTGCGCCGTCGGCACCGGTGCGAACCCGCGGACGGCGAGCAACGCGCCGACGCCTACTGGCCCGCCGATCTTGTGCCCGGACAACGCCAGGCTGGTCACCGGCAGACCACCGAAGTCGACCGCTGCTCGCCCGATCGCCTGCACCGCATCGACGTGCAGCGCGACCCCGCGTTCTGCGCAGATTGCCGCGAGAGCAGGAATGTCGTTGATGGTGCCGACCTCGTTGTTCGCCCACATCACGGCCGCGACCGCGACGTCGTCGCCTGCCAGTGCCTCGGCGAGCACGTCAGGATGGGCAGTCCCGTGCTGGTCGACCTCGACCCACCGCAACGTCGCGCCCTCGCGGGCGGCAAGCCAGTGCGCCGAGTCCAGCACCGCGTGGTGCTCGGTCGGCGGCAGCGCGATCGCCGTGCGGGCCGGGTTCGCGTCGCGTGCTGCCCAGTAACCTCCCTTGACCGCCAGGTTGTCCGCCTCGGTGGCCCCGCTGGTGAAGATCACCTCGACCGGATCCGCACCGAGCGTCTCGGCGATCTGCTCGCGCGCCTCCTCGATCGCCCGTCGCGCCCGGCGACCGGCCGCGTGCAGGGACGACGGATTGCCGGTCTCCCGCAGGGCGGCCGCCATCACCTCGATGACGCTGTCGCGGACCACGGTGGTGGCGGCGTGATCCAGGTAGACCTCACTCATTCCATGCCCCTCGCCATCCGGTCCAGTCGCTCGAAGACCGCCGCGTCGGCACGCAGCCCGTCGTGCTCGTACTGGTTGGTGATCCACGCCCGCACCCCCGGCGTACGCCGAGCGACGTCGAGCGAGGCGTCGGCGTCGACGTACATGTCGTCGTAGTAGACGGCGGCCGCGACGGGGACCTCGTTGCCTGCCAGTCGCTCGGTGTCATACAGCGGATCCCAGTCCTGCTTGCCATGCAGCAGATCGGTGACCTCGGCGTACGGCGCAAGTCCGGGCACATCGGTGAACCGCCAGCGCTCCATCATCTCGCCGGTCAGCAGGGGGTGCGCTGCATCGCGCGCCAGCGCGCGGATCTCACCGCGGGTGCGGGTGGCCGCCCAGGACGACGCGCCAGGGCCGTCGCAGTAGATCGCCTCCTGCAGGAGTGCGTACAACGGCGACGCCGCATCGTCGGTGCGCGCCGCGACGTCGGCAAGGAAGGCCGGCGTCAGCTCGTCGGCCACCAGCGCGTTCTCCAGCAGGTAGTGCAGACCGGCGCTGCCGTCGCTGCGCCCCAGCGCGATGCCGATCGCCAGCAGCCGATCAGTGGTCAGCCGTCCGCCGTCCGGCAGCATCACGGGACGCTGCAGCCTGCGAACGAGAGCATCGAGGCGGCGCCGGTCGCCCGGGAAGGCGCGGAAGTGGTTGCCGTTCTTGGCGATGACCCGCATCCAGGTACGTCGGTAGACCTGCTCGGCACTCAGCCCGATCGGAGGGACGCCGCCGGTGATCAGGCATCGCTGCAGCCCCTCGGGCGCGAACGACAGATAGCTGAACGTGATGAAGCCGCCGTAGCTCTGCCCGAGAGTGCTCCACCGCCCGCCACCGGCCACCTCGGCGCGGAACAGCTCGGCGTCTCGCACGATGGCGTCGGCTCGGAGCGCCGAGACATATCGCGCGGCACCCTCCGCACCGCGCCGGGTCACGACGGACGGCAGCAGCGGCGTCGAGGAGCCGGTTCCACGCTGGTCCAGCAGCAGCACCCGGTAGCGACGCAGCGCCGCGTCCAGCCATCCGGCCCGGTTCGTCGGGCGGGGCGCCGCCCCGCCGGGGCCGCCCTGCAGGAACAACAGCCACGGCAATGATCCCGGGTCGTCATGCTCGGCGCCGACCACCTCCCGCGCGTAGACCTCGATGGACTCGCCGTCCGGGTCGGCGTACCGCAGGGGTGCCCGCACCGAGTGGTCGCGGGCCCGGATGCCGGGCACGAGAAGGTGGTACGGGTTCACGGGCGCTCCTGTTCGTTCGCTGGTGTCCGGCCGGACGGCCAGACCTAGTGCGCGGCGTCCTCCCAGTTCGGGCCGACGCCTACCGACACCTCCATCGGCACATCGAGGGTCGCCGCCGCACCCATCTGCTTGCGCACCAGCTCCTCCACCTGCTCGCGCTCCCCCGGCGCGATCTCGAGCACCAGCTCGTCATGGACCTGCAGCAGCATGCGCGAGCGCACCCCCGCATCGCGCAACGCCTGCTCGACACCGAGCATCGCGACCTTGATGATGTCGGCGGCCGATCCCTGGATCGGCGCGTTGAGGGCCATCCGCTCGGCAGCATCGCGGCGCTGCCGGTTGTCGCTGGTGAGGTCGGGAAGATAGCGCCGCCGCCCCATGATCGTCTCGGTGTAACCGACGACGCGTGCCTCCTCGACGACATCGCGCAGGTAGTCGCGGACGCCGCCGAAGCGCTCGAAATAGGCCTCCATCTGCAGGCGGGCCTCCTCCGGGGGGATGCGCAGCTGCTGCGACAGGCCGTACGCCGACAGGCCGTAGGCCAGGCCGTAGGACATCGCCTTGATCCGGCGACGCATCTCGGGGTCGACATCGGTGGTCTCGATGCCGAAGGCGCGGGCCGCGACGAAGGTGTGCAGGTCCTCACCGGAGGTGAAAGCCTCGATGAGCCCGGCGTCCCCGGAGAGGTGGGCCATGATGCGCATCTCGATCTGGCTGTAGTCGGCGGTCATCAACGACTCGTACCCGGCGCCCGGCACGAACGCGCGGCGGATCTGGCGCCCCTCCGCGCTGCGCACGGGCACGTTCTGCAGGTTGGGGTCGGTGGAGCTCAGCCGGCCGGTGGCCGCGACCATCTGCTGGAAGGTCGTGTGCACCCGCCCGGCGTCGTCCGCGAGCGGGATCAAGCCGTCCACGACACTGCGCAGGCGGCTGATGTCACGATGGCGCATGAGCAGCACCAGGAAGGGATGGTCAGTCTGCTCCAGCAGCCCCTTCAACGAGTCGGCGTCCGTGGTGTACCCGCTCTTGATCTTCTTGGTCTTGGGCAGCCCCAGCTCGTCAAACAGCACGACCTGCAGCTGTTTCGGCGAGCCGAGGTTGATCTCGTGCCCGATGACGGCGTACGCCTCGGACGCGACGTTGGCGACCTCGTCAGCGAACTGCCTGGACAGCTCCTGCAGGTACGGTCCGTCGACGGCGATGCCGCGGATCTCCATCTCCGCCAGCAACTGCGCCAGCGGCAGCTCCATTTCGGTGAGCAGCGCTGCAGCACCCCGGTTCTGCACCTCGGGCTCGAGCGCGTCGAAAAGCTGCGTGGTGCCGACCGCGCGGGAGATCTGCTCGGCGGCGATCTGATGGTCGGCCTCCTCCTCACCTCCGTCGAGGGTGAGCTGCTCCGCGCCTGCGGCGGCCTCGGCCTGCAGCTCGCGGTGCAGGTACGCCGTGGTGAGCGCGCCGAGGTCGAAGGTGCGACGGCCGGGGTTGACCAGGTAGGCCGCGAGCGCCGTGTCGCCCGCGAGACCGTCGAGAGCCCATCCGCGCGCCGCGATCGCCAGCAGCGGGCCCTTGATGTCGTGCCCGATCTTCGGTCGCCGGGGATCGGCCAGCCAGCGGGCGAGCGACTGCTCGTCCGCCGGGTCCATGGTGTCGCTGGTGATGTCGGCGTACGCCGCTTCGGCTCCGTTCAGCGCGATCCCGGTGAGCTCGCCGGTGCCCCGCCCCCACTCCCCACGGAAGGACACGGCAGTCGACGCCTCGGAGGAGGTGTGCTGGTCGAGCCAGTCACCCAGCGTGCCCGGTGGGATCGTGACGACATCCACGTCGATCGCATCGGCGGTCACCGGCTCGTCGGAGGCCAGGACGGCATTGAGCCGGTCGCGTATCTGGCCCCGGAACTGCAGCTCGTCGAAGGTCCTGTTCAGCGCATCGGCGTTCATGCCGGAGATGACCGCCTGCTGCGGGCCCATCTCGAGCTCGAGGTCGTCACGTAACCGGTTCAGCGAATAGTTGCGCTCGACCGACGGGAGGTGCTCGCGCAGTGACTCTCCCGCCTTTCCCTTGATCTCGCCCAGGTGCTCGATGATCCCGTCGATGCCCCCGTACGCCGTAATCCACTTCGCAGCCGTCTTCGGGCCGACGCCGGGGACGCCCGGGAGGTTGTCGGAAGTCTCGCCGACGAGCGCGGCGAGGTCTCGATACCGCTCGGGCGGGACGCCGTACTTTCCCTCCACCTCGGCGGAGTCCATCCGGGAGAGCACCGAGACGCCCTGCTTCGGGTAGAGCACCGTGACCCCGCCGCCGACCAGCTGGAAGGCGTCCCGGTCACCGGAGCAGATGAGCACGTCCATGCCGTCGGCTCGCGCCTGGCGGGTAAGGGTGGCGATGATGTCGTCGGCCTCGAAGCCCTCCTTCGTCAGCCAGCTGATGCCCATCGCGTCCAGGACGTCCTGGATGCGCGAGACCTGGCCCTTGAACTCGTCGGGTGACTTCGAGCGGTTCGCCTTGTACTCGGCGTAGGACTCGGTCCGGAACGAGACGCGGGATAGGTCGAAGGCGACGGCGACGTGGGTGGGCTCCTCGTCACGCAGCAAGTTGATCAGCATCGACGTGAAGCCGTAGACCGCGTTCGTCGACTGCCCGGTCGTGGTCTGGAAGTTCTCCGCGGGTAGGGCGAAGAAGGCGCGGTAGGCCAGGGAATGCCCATCGAGCAAGAGCAGGCGCTTGTTGTCACTCACCTGGTCGAGTCTAGGGTTGTCGTATGACAAGCGACGCACCCGAAGCGAGCAACCCGCCTCATCCGCGACCGAAGGTCTTCGACGAGCGGACCGTGCCCGCGGGGCAGCTGGACGAGAAGCTCGGCATCCAGTACCTCGACTACAATCCCGCGCGCACCGTGGCGACCATGCCCGTAGCGGGAAATCTCCAGCCGTACGGCCTGATGCATGGCGGCGCATCGGCCGCGCTCGCGGAAAGCATCGGCTCGACCTGCGCCGTGCTCAACTCCGACGGGGCGGTCTGCGTGGGCGTTCAGGTGCTGGCCAACCATCACCGCGCGGCCCGCGCGGGCGTCGTTACCGCGGTCGCCAGGCCGGTGCACTCGGGCCGGTCGTTGAAGACCATCGCCATCGAGATCACCAACGAGGACGACGAACTGGTGTGCTCGGCGCAGCTCACCGCGATGGCGCTGCCGAAGGCGCCGGGGGCACGCAGCTAGCCCAACGAGGAGGAGCGGCCGCGGATCCGGCGCCGGGCGGTCTCACGGGCGGCCACCGGCTGACCGAGGCCGAGGGTCCGTCGCAGGGTGCCGACGGTCGTGACCCGGCGGTGCTCCATGGGCATGAAGCCGGCCTTGGCGAAGTACCGGTTGACGTCGCGTGACTCGTTGGCCACGCCGACGATGACGTACTCGGCGGAGAGCTCCTCCGCGAACCGGGTGACCGCCGCGAGCAGCTCTCGCCCCACTCCGCGGTGCCGGCGCTGGTCGGGCACGACCAGATAGTGGACGTCGATCGCCGGGCGCCCGACCAGCGAGCTGAACAGGTTCTCGGAGGTGACCGCGAAGCCGGCGATCTGCCCACTGCCGGTCTCGATCGCGAGCAGGGTGCGAAACTCCGGGCTCGCGATGACGGCGGTGAAGTCGGGAGTCGGACCGCCGGGCGGATCGAGGACCAGTCGCGAACCCGAGGGCAGGCGGGCCTCGGCGGCCATCGCGTCCCGCACCATCGAAGTGATCGCGTCCGCGTCCTGCGCGGTCGCGTCTCGGATGAGTAGCGATCCCCTGGTCATTTGCACCTCGACCGTCCTGAGCACCTGACCGACACAACCTAGCACCGGTCGTCTCGCTGGGCCGGTCGACCGGAATGCTAGCCCTGCCCGCCGAGGTAGGCGTCGATGATGCTCTGGTCGTGCAGCAGCTCCTTGCCGGTGCCGGACTTGGTGACCGCTCCGGTCTCCAGGATGTAGGCGCGGTGCGAGCGCGACAGCGCGCCCTTGGCGTTCTGCTCCACAAGCAGCACGGTGACGCCCTCGCGGTTGATGGTCGAGATGATCTCGAGGATCTGCTGGATGATCTTCGGGGCCAGGCCCAGCGACGGCTCGTCGAGCAGCAGCAGCCGGGGCCGGGACATCAGCGCGCGGCCGATGGCGAGCATCTGCTGCTCGCCGCCGGACATCAGCCCACCCTTCTGATCCTTGCGCTCCGCGAGCCGCGGGAACAGCTCGAAGACGTGCTCGACCATCTGGTTGTAGGCCTGCTTCGACTCGAACTTCCGGGCGTAGGTGCCCATGTCGAGGTTCTCCAGGACGGTCATCCCCGGGAAGATGCCGCGTCCCTCGGGCGCCTGACAGATCCCGGCCTGCACGCGGTGGTGCGGCGCCATCCTCGAGATGTCCTCGCCCTCGAAGACGATCGAGCCGCGGGTAAGTGGACGCACCCCGGAGATCGCGCGCATGGTGGTCGTCTTGCCTGCTCCGTTGGCGCCGATGAGGGAGACGACCTCGCCCTCGTTGACCTGCAAGTCGATGCCGTGCAGCGCCTCGATGGCGCCGTAGTTGACGACGACGTCCTTCAGCTCGAGCATTCCTACTCCCCGTCCTGGTCGGTGTCGTCGTCCACGCCGAGGTAGGCCGCGATGACGGCGGGGTCGTTGCGGATGTCCTCGGGAACCCCCTCGGCGATCTTGCGCCCGAACTCAAGGACGACGATCCGGTCGGTGACGCCCATGACCACCCGCATGTCATGCTCGATCAGCAGCACGGTGTAGCCCTGGTCGCGGATCTCCTGGATCAGCCCCATCAGCTGCACCTTCTCGGCCGGGTTGAACCCGGCCGCAGGCTCGTCGAGGCACAGCAGCTTGGGCTCGGTGGCCAACGCGCGGGCGATCTCCAGGCGGCGCTGGTATCCGTACGGAAGCGATCGGGCGGGCTCGTGGGCGCGGTCGGCGATGCCGACGAACTCCAGAAGCTCCATTCCCCTGTCGTAGGCGATCCGCTCCTCGCGGCGGTGTCGAGGCGAGCGGAAGACCGCGCCGGCGATCGAGGTCTTGTGCCGCGCGTCGATGCCGACGGCGACATTCTCCAGGGCCGTCATGGACGCGAACAGCCGAATGTTCTGGAAGGTGCGCGCGATGCCCATTCGGGTGATCTGGTTGCGCTTCATCCGGCGCAGCGGCGTCCCGTCGAAGATGACCTGGCCCGAGCTCGGCGTGTATACACCGGTCATCGCGTTGAAGCAGGTGGTCTTCCCGGCCCCGTTGGGGCCGATCAGGCCGAGGATCTCACCGCGCTTGATGTCGAAGCTCACCGAGTCCATTGCCTTCAGGCCGCCGAACTGCATGGTGACGTCCTGCAGGCTCACCAGTGTCTCGCCGACAGCGGCATTCACATCGCGCTCGAGGTGGACGTCCATCTCCGACTGGTCGACCTGCGTGAAGGTGTCGACGGGGTGCTTGATCGCGCCGATGTCGTCGGGGTTGGTCGACATGCTCATCAGCGGTCTCCTCCCTTCGGCAGGCCGGGTCGGTCGTCGCCGGCGATGCCGTCCAGGTCCCCGGGACCGTCGTCGAAGGGCGGCCCGCTCTCGTACTTGTGCATCGGCGAGGTGCCCGGGACCACGTGGGCGCTCTGACCCTCGACGTCCGTGTCGGGCTCGGTGTGTCCGGTGATCACGGGGTCTGTCACCGGGGGTATGTCGGGCCCGGCACCCATCAGGCGGTGCCGCGCCGGCAGCAGGCCCTGCGGACGGAACAGCATGATGATGATCAGAACGACGCCGAAGATCAGGTATTTGTACTCGGCGATCTCGGCGAAGCGAGCCGGGATGTAGGCGACCAGGAAGGCGCCGATGATGACGCCGAACTTGTTGCCTTGACCGCCGAGCACGACCGCGACAACGAAGAAGATCGACGACACGACATCGAATTTCTGGTTGTTGACGAACTGCACCTGTCCGGCCATGAAGGCACCGGACAGCCCACCGACTCCCGCGCCGATCGCGAACGCCCACACCTTGTACTTGAAGGTCTGCACACCCATGATCTCGGCGGCGTCCTCGTCCTCGCGCAGCGAGATCCAGGCACGGCCGACGCGGGACTTCTCCAGGTTGTTGGTCGCCCAGATGACCAGCGCGATCATCAGCAGCAGCGCCCAGTACCACCAGACGCCGTAGTTGAATGCGCCCTTGTTGACGTTGCCGGTCGAGAACACGCCGTTGGGCAGCTCGTCGGAGGTGAGCACCCGCGGGTAGTCGATCTGCTTGAATCCGCCGTTGCCCTTCAGCCACGGGATGTTGTCGGCCGCGAGCCGCACGAGCTCACCGAAGCCGAGCGTCACGATCGCCAGGTAGTCGCCTCTGACCCGCAGCGTGGGTATGCCGAGGAACAGGCCGCTGATTGCCGTGATCACGACGGCGATGGGCACCGCGGCGAACCAGTTGATGCTGATCGTGTCGGCCCAGTCGCTGCCTGAGCTGGTCAGCAGCGCGACCACATAGGCCGCGATCGCGTAGAAGCCGATGTACCCGAGGTCGAGCAGTCCCGCGAGCCCCACCACGATGTTCAGCCCGAGCGCGATCAGTGCCATGCGTGCGCATTCGGCCATGACCAGCGCGAAGTCGTTGGGGCCGCCGGACAGGCCCGGTGGACGCAGGATCGGGAGGACGACCAGGAAGGCCACCCCCGCCAGGGTGAGGGCGATCTTGGGGCCCTTGCCGAGGTCGTCCCACCAGCGCACGACCGGGTTCGGGTGGGTGCTGCGGACCGGTGCCGCGTTGGTCGCACTCATACTCGAGCCTTTCCGAGCGACTCACCGAGGATGCCGGTGGGCCGGAACATCAGGATGAGGATCAGCAGGACGAAGGCGATCGCGTGCCGCCACTGGGCGCCGAAGAGCACCTGGCCCCAGTTCTCCGCGATGCCCAGCAGCAGGCCACCCAGCAGCGCCCCGCGCAAGTTGCCGATGCCGCCGAGCACCGCCGCCGCGAAGGCCTTCAGGCCGAGCAGGAAGCCGGCGTTGTAGACCATGGTCTGCGGGACGTAGACGCTGTACAGCAGCGCCGCGGCGCCGGCGAGCACGCCACCGAAGAAGAAGGTGATCATGATGACCCGCTCGGGGTTGACGCCCATCAGGGTCGCCGTGGTGGTGTCCTGGGAGACCGCGCGGATGCCGCGCCCGAGCTTGGTGCGATTGACGAAGTAGTCGGCGATCACCATCAGCAGCACCGCGGCCCCGATGATGACCAGCTGTAGGTTGGTGACCTCGGCGCCCAGGAAGGTGAACTGGGTCTGGGCCTCGACGAGGCGGATGGGCCGTTCGGGGACGGCGCCACGCCAGACGAAGAAGATCTGCTGGATGACGAAGGACGCGCCGATCGCCGTGATCAGGAAGACCAGCGGCGGGGCACCCTTCTTGCGCAGCGGCCGGTAGGCGATCCGCTCGACCGCGAGCGCGGTGCCGCCTGCGGCGAGCATCGAGATCAGCATCGCCAGCAGCAGGTACCCGAGGGTGAGGCCGGCGCCCTGGTCGTAAGCATCGGCGCTGGGTGAGAAGCCGAGCGCCTGCAGCACGAAGTACTGCACGAACAGGCCCACGAGGAAGACCTCGGAATGGGCGAAGTTGATCAGACGAAGGACGCCGTACACGAGCGTGTACCCGATCGCGACCAGCGCGTAGATCGCTCCGACGGTCAGGCCGCTGACCGTGTACTGCATGAAGTTGTTGAACAGGCCTTCGACGTTGAAGGTGATCCAGTCCACGGCGAGCAGGCTCGCCGACGATGCCTCTAGCACCATGTGCTCCGTGGGGTCGCTGGCTGACGGGCCCGCACGCGTCCGGGGCGTAACCGATGCGGCTACGCCCCGGAGCGTGCTGGCTACTGGGCAGGCAAGGGCTACTTGACCTCGTAGACCCAGATGTTGTTCTCCTCGAGCTCGCCGGTGCCGTCCCACTTGTAGTGGCGGGCAAGGCCGTCACCGTCGTAGTTGGTGACGAACTCGAGCATCGCCTCGCGCGTCGTGGCGCCGGAGTCGATTCCCTTCAGCATGATCGTGGCCAGGTCATAGCCCTCGGTCGAGTAGACGCCGGGTACCGCGCCGCCGGAGACCTCCTCGTACTCGGCTGCGAAGTCCTCCGGGGCCGGCCCGCACGGGCAGGACAGGATGGCGCCCTTGGACGCCGATCCGGCGCCGTCGACGAACGCCGGGTCGTTCACGCCGTCTCCGGAGACGAAGGTGGCCTCCACGCCGCCCTCCTTCAGCTGCTGGGCCAGGGGCGCGGCCTCGGCGTAGTAACCGGCGTAGATGACGGCGTCCACGTCGGCGTCCTTGACCTGGGTCACGATCGCCGAGAACTCCTTGTCCTTGGTCTTCGTGTCCGCCTCGCAGGTGACCAGGTCACCGAGACCGGTCTTCAGCTCGGCGGCGAAGCCCTTGCCGTAGTCCGAGTCGTCCTTGATCAGGCAAACCTTCTCGGGCTTCATCTCGTTCTTGACGTATGCCGCGAGCGCCGGGCCCTGCACCGCGTCGTTGGCCAGGCCGCGGAAGAAGGTCTTCCAGCCGTTCTTCGACAGGTCCGGGTTGGTGGCCGAGGCGCTGAGCGCGGGCAGGCCGGCGTCGGCGAACTGGCCGCTGACCGCGTTGGTCTCGCCGGAGAACGCGGGACCGAGCAGCGCGATGACGGACGCGTCGCCGATGATCGACGGTGCGACCTGGGTGGCCTTCTCCGGGGCGCCCTCGGTGTCAAACTCCTTGACCTCGACCTGGCAGTCGGGGTTGGCGTCGTTGTGCTTCTTGATCGCCACCTCCATGCCCCAGCGGATGTTCTTGCCCAACGCGGCGTTGTCACCGGTCAGGGCACCCGCGAAGCCGAGGGCGATGCCTTCGCACTTGGCGCTGCCATCGCCTGCCGGGTCGGCCGGTTCGGCGTCCTCCCCGGCCTCGACGGGCTTGCCTTCCTTGTCAATCTGCTGCAGCGGCTGGATGGTGAGTTCGTCGGACGAGCCGCCACCCCCGCCGTTGCCACCGGAACCGGTCTCCTTCTCGCCGCACCCGGTCAGCGCCAGAGCGACGACTGCGCTCACGGCGATGACTCCGCGGACCGAATGACGCGCCACGCGCACCTCCTGATCACTTTGACGGTGCTGGGTGCGCGCACGTCGCGGGCAGCTTCCGGCATCGTCAAGGAGAACAAATTAGCGTCGCACGATTACCAATTTGTTAAGTGGCACTGCTCCGTTATGCAACAGCAATAATGTGACCGGCGTCGCGTTACCTGCGAGTAGGTGTGATATGGGTCAACCGCGCAGTGAGTGGTCTAGCACCGCCTCGGCCACCAGCCTCATCGACGTGCGGCGCTCCATCGCACTGCGCTGAATGAAGCGAAACGCCTCCGGCTCGCTGAGCTTGTGCACCGTCATGAGGTAGCTCTTGGCCCGCTCGATGAGCTTGCGCGTCTCGATCCGCTCGTTCAGGTCGCCGATCTCCGCCTCCAGAGCGCGCATCTCGGCAAAGCGGGCGTAGGCCATCTCGATCGCGGGCGTCAGGTCGGCCTGCGAGAAGGGCTTGGTCAGATAGGCCATCACGCCGGCCTTGAGTGCCCGGTCGATGAGGTCGCGCTGGCTGAAGGCCGACAGGACGACGATCGGCGCGATCCGCCGCTCGCCGATGACCTCGGCCGCACTGAGACCGTCGACCCGGGGCATCTTCACGTCGAGGATGATCAGATCCGGCTGCAGCGCCTCGGCCAGCTCGATCGCCTCCTGGCCGTCACGCGCCTCACCGACCACCTCGTAGCCCTCGTCACGGAGCATCTCGCGCAGGTCCAGACGGATGAGCGCCTCGTCCTCGGCGATCAGAACGCGCAGGCGAGCGGGTCTGCCGTCCTCGGGCTCGGTCTGCACTTGGTTCAAACAATCCTCGGCTTCGCGCGTCGTCGTACGCGCAGGTGACGTGTCATTCGATACTCTAGTCTGCGGCACTCGGCGGAATCGTCGAGACGCGAGACGGCCCCGTAGCCCAACGGCAGAGGCACGGTGCTCAAACCACCGCAAGTGTCGGTTCGAATCCGACCGGGGCTACCAACCGATCAGCGAGGCGCAACGATGTCCTATTCCGAGGATCCGGATCGCACCCGCGAGCTTCCGGCCAGCCTCGATCCCCGCGGCGTCCCCGACGCCGACCCGTACGACCGGACGCGTCCCCTCCCGCCGCCGCCCGGGCCTCGCGATCCCTACCGGGGCGCGGCGTACGACCCGCGCTATGACCGCCAGCGTCCGCTGCCCCCCGCCGAGCCGGCCTATCGCCCGCCACCGGGCGAGCGCGGGTATCCGCCGGTCCCGCCCCCAGGTCGCGGTGCTCCCCCGGCAGCCCCGCGACCGCGGCGCAAGCGCCGGGGGCTGCGGATCTTCGCCTGGCTGATGACGGCGCTGCTGCTGGTGGTCGTCGGGTTCGTGGTCTACCTCGATTTCTCCCTCAACCGCCAGGACGTCCTCTCCGACTACGAGGGTCGACCGGCCGAGACCCCGGGCACGACCTGGCTGCTGGTGGGGTCGGACTCGCGCGAGGACCTCACCCCCGAACAACAGGCCGAGTACTCGACCGGCGACGTCGAGGGCAAGCGCACCGACACCATCATGCTGCTGCACGTGCCGGACTCGGACGCGCCGCCCACGCTCGTGAGCCTGCCCCGCGACACCGTGGCCGAGATCCCTGGCCACGGCGAGCAGAAGCTCAACGCGGCCTTCTCCTACGGCGGGGGCGCGCTGCTCACGCAGACCGTCGAGGGGCTCACGGGCATGCGGATCGACCGGTACGCCGAGATCGGCTTCGGCGGCTTCGCCGGGGTCGTCGACTCGGTGGGTGGCGTGGAGATGTGTCTCGACGAGCCGATGAACGACCCGAAGGCCGGACTGGACCTGCCGGCCGGATGCCAGACGCTCAACGGCGCCCAGGCTCTGGCGTACGT
It includes:
- a CDS encoding ABC transporter ATP-binding protein, translating into MSMSTNPDDIGAIKHPVDTFTQVDQSEMDVHLERDVNAAVGETLVSLQDVTMQFGGLKAMDSVSFDIKRGEILGLIGPNGAGKTTCFNAMTGVYTPSSGQVIFDGTPLRRMKRNQITRMGIARTFQNIRLFASMTALENVAVGIDARHKTSIAGAVFRSPRHRREERIAYDRGMELLEFVGIADRAHEPARSLPYGYQRRLEIARALATEPKLLCLDEPAAGFNPAEKVQLMGLIQEIRDQGYTVLLIEHDMRVVMGVTDRIVVLEFGRKIAEGVPEDIRNDPAVIAAYLGVDDDTDQDGE
- a CDS encoding branched-chain amino acid ABC transporter substrate-binding protein; the encoded protein is MARHSVRGVIAVSAVVALALTGCGEKETGSGGNGGGGGSSDELTIQPLQQIDKEGKPVEAGEDAEPADPAGDGSAKCEGIALGFAGALTGDNAALGKNIRWGMEVAIKKHNDANPDCQVEVKEFDTEGAPEKATQVAPSIIGDASVIALLGPAFSGETNAVSGQFADAGLPALSASATNPDLSKNGWKTFFRGLANDAVQGPALAAYVKNEMKPEKVCLIKDDSDYGKGFAAELKTGLGDLVTCEADTKTKDKEFSAIVTQVKDADVDAVIYAGYYAEAAPLAQQLKEGGVEATFVSGDGVNDPAFVDGAGSASKGAILSCPCGPAPEDFAAEYEEVSGGAVPGVYSTEGYDLATIMLKGIDSGATTREAMLEFVTNYDGDGLARHYKWDGTGELEENNIWVYEVK
- a CDS encoding ANTAR domain-containing response regulator; the protein is MQTEPEDGRPARLRVLIAEDEALIRLDLREMLRDEGYEVVGEARDGQEAIELAEALQPDLIILDVKMPRVDGLSAAEVIGERRIAPIVVLSAFSQRDLIDRALKAGVMAYLTKPFSQADLTPAIEMAYARFAEMRALEAEIGDLNERIETRKLIERAKSYLMTVHKLSEPEAFRFIQRSAMERRTSMRLVAEAVLDHSLRG
- a CDS encoding branched-chain amino acid ABC transporter permease, with protein sequence MSATNAAPVRSTHPNPVVRWWDDLGKGPKIALTLAGVAFLVVLPILRPPGLSGGPNDFALVMAECARMALIALGLNIVVGLAGLLDLGYIGFYAIAAYVVALLTSSGSDWADTISINWFAAVPIAVVITAISGLFLGIPTLRVRGDYLAIVTLGFGELVRLAADNIPWLKGNGGFKQIDYPRVLTSDELPNGVFSTGNVNKGAFNYGVWWYWALLLMIALVIWATNNLEKSRVGRAWISLREDEDAAEIMGVQTFKYKVWAFAIGAGVGGLSGAFMAGQVQFVNNQKFDVVSSIFFVVAVVLGGQGNKFGVIIGAFLVAYIPARFAEIAEYKYLIFGVVLIIIMLFRPQGLLPARHRLMGAGPDIPPVTDPVITGHTEPDTDVEGQSAHVVPGTSPMHKYESGPPFDDGPGDLDGIAGDDRPGLPKGGDR
- a CDS encoding LCP family protein yields the protein MSYSEDPDRTRELPASLDPRGVPDADPYDRTRPLPPPPGPRDPYRGAAYDPRYDRQRPLPPAEPAYRPPPGERGYPPVPPPGRGAPPAAPRPRRKRRGLRIFAWLMTALLLVVVGFVVYLDFSLNRQDVLSDYEGRPAETPGTTWLLVGSDSREDLTPEQQAEYSTGDVEGKRTDTIMLLHVPDSDAPPTLVSLPRDTVAEIPGHGEQKLNAAFSYGGGALLTQTVEGLTGMRIDRYAEIGFGGFAGVVDSVGGVEMCLDEPMNDPKAGLDLPAGCQTLNGAQALAYVRTRASANADLDRIDRQRQFLSALLSKASSPGTLANPLRSVPLALKSTGTLIVDDGCHLWHLGSMGMAMGSGELVTTTVPIASTPTTDIGSVVVWDEDAAIAFFDALRADQPIPAELITGG
- a CDS encoding branched-chain amino acid ABC transporter permease, whose translation is MLEASSASLLAVDWITFNVEGLFNNFMQYTVSGLTVGAIYALVAIGYTLVYGVLRLINFAHSEVFLVGLFVQYFVLQALGFSPSADAYDQGAGLTLGYLLLAMLISMLAAGGTALAVERIAYRPLRKKGAPPLVFLITAIGASFVIQQIFFVWRGAVPERPIRLVEAQTQFTFLGAEVTNLQLVIIGAAVLLMVIADYFVNRTKLGRGIRAVSQDTTTATLMGVNPERVIMITFFFGGVLAGAAALLYSVYVPQTMVYNAGFLLGLKAFAAAVLGGIGNLRGALLGGLLLGIAENWGQVLFGAQWRHAIAFVLLILILMFRPTGILGESLGKARV